Below is a window of Trichosurus vulpecula isolate mTriVul1 chromosome 4, mTriVul1.pri, whole genome shotgun sequence DNA.
CAGTCGTGGCAACGTCAAGAATGcggtattagatttttttttttagccaccaTTATGGCTCTTTGCCACAATTAACACCAATTAAAATTCTCTAGAGGGCATTGGTGCAAGGTCATTCTAGAACACTATCCTACttaaatatcttatttttccaatgaaaataTTTGGCCTGGTGCTTTTAAAACTTCTGACACCATCAACCCCAATCCTGCCCCTACACTACCCTCAAGAAGGCCTTGGCATCATGGCAGATGGGGATATGCCCGCTGCTTAGCTCTAATTCTAGAGTGGTGCTTGATTGCAGAGAACCCAGCAATAGCACCCGCCGACCCTGTCGTGGTTTCAACCGGTCCAGCTGCAGCTCGGCATTTATGCCTGGGCacaaaagaaaggggaggggagggagaggtgagCTAATGCTGGTGTAGGCAAGCCCAGCAGGTGTACCCAGACCTGGGCAGTGCTACTCACGGAGCTTCTTGGGGACGTTGTGTCCACTGATGCTTATACACATCTGGATATTGAAACTAGGAGGGAAAAAGGAGTCTTTAAGCATCGAGGTTCTCAGGCAAAAGCTTAACTCATcactctcaaggagcccacatcTGTATCCTCTCCTCCTCACCAGCTGACTGCAACTGTGGCCTTTGGGTTGGGAAGTTCACAGTTCTTCACAGCGGGGTTCAGTACCTCTGGCACCAGTAATTGGACAGTGGCCAACACCACAGGCTGGGCCCTAGGGAAGATGCATCAGACTTGTAGGCctctgttgtttggttgtttttcaattgtgtccaactcttcatgactctatttttttttctcggcaaagatactgcagtggtttgctatttccttctccagctcatttgacagatcaggaaactgaggcaaacaaggtgaagtgacttgcccagggacacactgctagtaggtatctgaagtcacatttgaactcaggtcttcctgactcctggcctggtgctTTATGCACTGCAACACCATCTAGTACACATGCCTCTCTACTCCTACTGTAACGTAGCCCCTGTAAGTATACACTTCTCAAGGGAGCCACAGAGATCCCTTATGGGAACTGCACCATGCCAATGCTCACCTGTATACAGCTACTTGGCTGGCTCCAAATGCTCCCACCAGCAGGTCTGTGGGCATAGGAGGTAGAGTCAGAAATGAAAATACTGTATGTCAGGCTATATCCTCCCCCATCATTAGCTTAGAAGCTATGGATTTCTCTTTGTTTACTCTTGTCCTTAACCCCCATGGAAATTTGGGCTAATAAAGCTGAATAATTAAGGATCTAGATGTAGGATTCAGATTAGatcaaagaaggggaaaaggaagaggtctGGAGACCATGAAATGGTAGATCTAGGTATGGGCACCAGTCTAGAAAGATTTCCCTGGCACTGGGAGACAGTATCTGAGGAACTCTTCTACCCAGTTTGGGTCTATCCCAAGAATGGCCACACTAGATTAGAATGGGGGCAGTCTAGGCAGGCACCTGGGTATCCATTAGCATCAATGTCGGTGGCCCCTTTCAGGGCAAAGCCAAAGCCAGAACCTTGGTGGAAAGGGCTATCTAGAACTTGCGATGGTCGTGGGCTGAGACCCTCATCCTGTCCCTGGAATATAAACACTCGGCCCTGTCCATTGGGGCCCCCAAATGGGGCACCTACTGCTATAtctaagaaaggaaagaggaacagTCATTAGTGCATCTTCATCCAGCACACTCAGAACCCTAGgtctattcctcctcctcctcctcctcctcgtgcCGTTGACCTCACCATTGTACCCATCCTGGTCCAGATCACCAAGAGGAGCAATAGCTGAGCCAAAACGCCCATATAACTCTGTGCCAGTCAGATGCCTGGGGTTGCCCAGGATATGTGGGGCTCGCAGCTGCAGGTAGATATATACTCGCCCTACTTCTGCCAGCTTTCGGTTGGCTCTGTGCTCCATGAAGAGTGGGGCACCTACCAGCAGGTCATCCTTCCTGTTGAATGGTATAAGTGTCACCCCAAAGAGGAGGAGGATAGGATACCAACCCTAGCAGAGGGCTATGGGAAGAATCTGAACTCAGTCCTGGTCCCATTTCAAGGCACCAGACCTTTTGAAGTGCTAGGTGTAATAATGCCCAGTAGGATGCTTCCCCACAGTGGGATTTCACCACTCCTCACCCATCCCTGTTGATGTCAGTCACAGCCACTGTGTGCCCAAAGTATGATGCAACCTGTAAGGAGATGTGTATTACATTCCAGGGTTTCTATCTCCTTTTGCAACTCAGGGCAATCCAGACACTCCTCAGCATCTGGACACATCCCTACCCAGTGGCCTTGCACATGACATTGACAACATGACAGAGTATAGATAAGCAGAGCCCCTCCCATCCATGGACTGCCTTGTCCCATAGCCCAAATCCCTCCTGCCCCATCCAGGCTCCCTCTTTCCCCAACCTGATCTCCTTGAAGAACATGCAGGATGCTGTGATTCTGGTAAAAAATTTCCACCTGTGGGGAGGGTGGGGCCTCAGTTCCACTAGAGACAGGGGTGGGTATCTGGGGAACCTAGGGGCTTGACAGGAATTATGAAGGATCCTTCTGACTACCGGCCCCATTGTGGGGAACCCAGCCAATCATGAGGGATCCCCTTAACCACTGGTCCCACTGGGGGATGATCTGGCAatagaaagggagatgggagaggggaaagggaaaggcacTTTAGAAAAGGTCATTCTGGAGTTGTGGACTGAGAGGACAGGAACTGAGTTGGTGGGGGCAGGGCGGGGCAATGGCAATGGAATAGGAATACTGAGTAACTCACCGCTCCCAGTGTTGTGCTCCAGTTGGGGGTACCCAGTACATATTCTGGAGAAGAAGAGACCAACCCCTGAGCAATTTGGGGACAATCTCTTACCTGGGGTCCATGAGGGCCACTTATTTAGAATTTTCCCTTTATATCTCAGGGGCCTGGAAATGCTTCCCTCTCAGGGCTACCTCCCTGTTCTCGACCATAACCCCTGGGTGGATGGAGCTGTCTTACCTGTATCTTTAGGGTTTTCATTAAATTCTCCCACAGCCACCGAGTACCCTGCGGACAGGAAGCATCCATTGACAGGGCACCACTCCTCCACCCACTCACCCAGGGGGAAAGGCTAAGGACCAAggacaaaaggaaggaatgaTAAAAGGAAGAGGGATTGGGTGAGTGGAGGCAAGACGACACGAGTAGGAATTATCCGGGCAGATGACCATGGGTTGGGGAATGAAGAAAGGACCCAATACCCCGGTAGGCATCTCGGTACTCCCGAGTAAAATCATCCCTGCTCAGGCGCTGGGAGGGCACGGTCCAGAGAAGTGAGGATGGGGTATAGCTGGACATGATGTCAGAAAGCTGAGCCCGGGCTAGCAAACCTGGTGAGTGGAAGACAGTTTGGTCTAGGGTCAGTGAGGCCTTTTCCCTCCAGCACCCCTCAGTCCAGTGACCCAGACCAAGACTGGGGGGATGGTGTATCGTGGGTTGGGGTGGCGTTCCCATTGCAGTCACTCAGGGTGCCAAGGACGGTGTTCTGACACGTCTCTCCTAGGGAACATTGGGGAAAACCTCAAAAGTGATCCGAGGCTGGAAAGGGAAGTAGGGCTGAgtatgggaggggaaggggctgaCCCGGGAAGGATGATACCTATGAAATAGTAGCCTCCTGGAGCCCCCAGAACCAGCTCCCCAGACTGAAAGGAAAGCACAGGTGAGAAGGGAATAGTTCAAATCAAAAGAAATATTTAGTAAGTTCCTCTTATGGGCCGCTAGGCACTGTGCCCCCATTCTGaatcccatcccttccccccaattctaatttctctCTGCCCCTGCGCCCCTTATTCACCTGGGTGATCGTGGAACTGAACCCTACTTCGCAGTAGCGCAAATCTCTGCCTGGACCCGGTAGGAAGAGAGAAGATGCGAAAAGAGGGGCGTCAGGTCAGTTATTCACCTGGCTAGGAGGCCCCTCCCGACCACAAAAGGGCAGGACTAAGGAGAGGGGGGTGGTCATCATTAGAGCCCTCCTCAGAGGCGTGGCCACTTCTGGGGGTAGCCCCAAGGGAGGGACTGGGCGGGTCGCGGCTCACGGTAGTCTTCCAGGTAGAGCTGGTTCATGGCATTCTCCCGGCATGGCGCATACTCTGCCCGACGGCCGCTCTTGGGGTGGGCCACGAAGCAGCTCCCGACGGGTGTCTTTCCGGCCTCGTCAGTCGGCTCCAGAGCGTTCCAATGCTGCCAGGGAGCGCACGCCTGCGGGAGGGGCGGGACGCAGGGGGTGCTGAGGACGAGCCGGCGCTCCCGGATTCCCCTCACCGCAGCCTCCCCAACTTGGGCTTGTGACCTggctctgccttccttcctcctcccctctccgtGCCTTCCCACGGCTGCCCAGTGTTCGCTCTGTGCTCATCGGTTGCCTCCATCAGATTTGCTGCCTTTCCGATGCCCAAGCTCCAGCACTTCCATTTCAGTCCAATGCCCTGGTCCCCATACTACAAGACCCATGCTTGCCCAGTGCCCACCACAATGTTGTCCTTCCAACTGGCAACGGATGCACCAAGCCCCTGCTTGGTCTTGTAGGTTTTGAAGGTGATGGAGCCCACTTTGCTGGTCTGATCCTCtacaagggagaggagagaacttGGGTTGgaggtaagcagggactacttCCCATGGTCTAAGGCCTCTCCCCAGTGGAGTAACCTCCCCGCCCCTTTTGctcccatctcccctcctccccatccctttcctGTCCAGGGCCCAAGACTCACTGAGGTCAAAGGTCAGGGGGCTGCAGGTACTCCCCTGGGCTGCCCAGGGACATAGGAACACACCTCCAGTCTCCTCCCCCTGGGGGCTTACAGCCCTTGGGGCTCCCACCACGATGCCAACGCTGCAGGCAAAAAGGGCCCTGAGCTGAGGTCATCTGCTCAGCATCACGCAAGGGGCGAAGGGACAGTTAGATGAGGCTGATCAAACATTGCGGGGAGACGCTGCGGCAGGGATTCATGGTAATTGAAGAGGGAAAAGTCTGAGTTTAGGGATGATAAACCATACGATTGAGTGTGTGCTGGGGGAAGAGTGTGATTTCACATTGAGAATCTCAACCTAGCTCTTAGAAGAATAAATGTCTGCCtccaattccttttcttttcctgcctGGCCTAAATTCTCTTTAGGTATCTGGTTGTTTTCATGCTTACCATAGCATGTCCAGAGCCCTTTACTTAGGTTAGCTCTTTCTAGCTAATGTAATGCTTTCCCACCtatgccctgccccaccccaaaacaaaactttgtcTTGCTCTCAATCCTTTGGAAAGGATCAAACTCCTTCTCCCAGAAGTAAAAATGCTCATTAAGAGCTAAAAGCAGGATTTCTCCTAGAGATAGCTATATTTTAACAGAGAAAGACTTCATTCACACCATGGAATGAACGGTAGACTTTCAGGCTCTGGGTTGGTGTGTGGACGATTTGAGGGACTCAGGAGACAGCCTACTTTGCCCTAACGTTCCTGAAGGTTTATGTCTGTATTCGCACTCATGCATCCCTGCCTGCCCAGGGTCCTCCATCCACCCTAGTTTCCCTTGGCCCATGACTTACCCGCCATAGCCCTCCTCGTAGAAATCCAGAGCAAATCCAAAATGGCTGCCATTGGGGCCCACATAGAAGGCTGGCTGTGCAGCATCCAGGTTCAGGGCCCAGACAGGGGGACCACCACCAGGAACCAGAAGCAGCTGTATCCATCCCAAGAGCCACAGAGCAGGCAGCAGGCACAAAGTTCTAACCATCCTCCTCCTGCCTATGCCCCTTGAATAGAACTCTGTAAGACgagttcttcttttctttcaccccacccctgccaaccTCAGGAAGTTGCTCCTTATCAAGCTGGCCCCCAAAATAACTCACTGAATGACAGATGGGACAACATTCTTATAACACTGCCCACTGAGTCTGCTAGCTAGGCAGGTGGAGGAAACTGCTCAGGGGGTGAAAGCATCGGACTGGCATTCAGAACTGACTCCCTTGGGAGCTGTGGCACCCTATGGTTAGGGGGCAAGATGTTAACTTTCCCCcatggagaaagaaaatacttcttccccctcccccactttctccCCTTGCCTGGCAGATACAACAGGTTAATATCAGCGGCAGCTGTTTCCTTGCTTCTAATGACCAATGATTGTTACCACAGCTCTGCAGCTTCCTCTAAGGAAGTGGGGTTGGGGTCGTTCAGGTCTTATCTAGTGGACTGGTCATAGCAAAGCATGGGCAGTGGTGCCCGAGGCCTCTGGCATTTAGTCTGTTCCAGCCACTCAGCAGAAGACAGACAGTAAGGCTGAACTGGAGAGAAGTGGAAACATGGTGGCATGGGAATGTGAGGGGAGTTCTCCACAACAGGGCACAAAGAGGAAAAAGGGCACAGGGGACAGCAATGTTACCAAGGAAGCAGGACAAAGAGTTAGGTCAGCAGCCGCAAAGAAGAGATGCCCATCCCCCCTGTATCCCTCTGCTCATTCCATCCATTGTGGCATCTGGAACCCCAGCTCTGCTGTTACATTGTTCTGAATATTAGGCACGGGCCTCCCCCTGgaagttactttgtatattttgttgttgttcagtcatggcctactctctgtgaccccacgtggggatttcttggcaaagatactggacttgtttgccatttccttctccagctcattttacagatgaggaaattgaggcacagttaagtgacttgcccagggtcacacagctggtgtctgagccaagatttgaattcaggaagatgagtcttcccaactccaggctccACACACTATCC
It encodes the following:
- the ITGA2B gene encoding integrin alpha-IIb translates to MVRTLCLLPALWLLGWIQLLLVPGGGPPVWALNLDAAQPAFYVGPNGSHFGFALDFYEEGYGGVGIVVGAPRAVSPQGEETGGVFLCPWAAQGSTCSPLTFDLKDQTSKVGSITFKTYKTKQGLGASVASWKDNIVACAPWQHWNALEPTDEAGKTPVGSCFVAHPKSGRRAEYAPCRENAMNQLYLEDYRRDLRYCEVGFSSTITQSGELVLGAPGGYYFIGLLARAQLSDIMSSYTPSSLLWTVPSQRLSRDDFTREYRDAYRGYSVAVGEFNENPKDTEYVLGTPNWSTTLGAVEIFYQNHSILHVLQGDQVASYFGHTVAVTDINRDGKDDLLVGAPLFMEHRANRKLAEVGRVYIYLQLRAPHILGNPRHLTGTELYGRFGSAIAPLGDLDQDGYNDIAVGAPFGGPNGQGRVFIFQGQDEGLSPRPSQVLDSPFHQGSGFGFALKGATDIDANGYPDLLVGAFGASQVAVYRAQPVVLATVQLLVPEVLNPAVKNCELPNPKATVAVSCFNIQMCISISGHNVPKKLRINAELQLDRLKPRQGRRVLLLGSLQSSTTLELELSSGHIPICHDAKAFLRDEAEFRDKLSPIVLSLNVSLKNEGAGGPLPLVLNGDTHVQQQTRIILDCGEDDLCVPQLQLSASMTGSLFIGADNVLELRVNASNEGEGAYEAELAVHLPQGAHFMQAQSDVKNFEKLLCIQKKENESQLVLCELGNPMKKDARMGILMLVSVGNLEEAGDGVSFMLQIKSKNSQNPNSEAFRLEVPVKAKAQVDLFGNSFPASVVLSSPPEETQGNKDLITVDWSSYNMEDTSKVEHAFELQNQGPGTVTGLRLWVGFPSRSQNDDLLYVLDVQAQGGLQCSAQPPPNPLNLKVGQLTPAPSSAPTHPFQHEREKRNVFTPEHLGPSGLQEPIVLDCDAWHCTWVECELKQMERGQRAMVTISTILWMPGLLKRPLEQFVLTSKAWFNVSKLPYDVPAESLPHGDVVVETKLLRVRLEEREIPTWWVVVGVMGGLLLLALLILVMWKVGFFKRNRPPLEEDEEEE